The following nucleotide sequence is from Firmicutes bacterium ASF500.
GAGACCTATCGGTGGGGCAGGAAAACCTTTGTTCCCCAGGACGGCCAATATAACCGCTGCTACGCGGTGGATACCGCCGCGGGACTGCTGGAGTCGTTCATCGGACAGGCCAGGGACGCATACCAGGCGCTGGGGCTGTTCGGCCTGGAACACTGTGCCGGTAACCCGCTGGAGCAGGACTACAAGGGCAAAGTGCTGGTGATGCGTCCCGACACGCTCCGGGAGAGCTGCTGGGACACCCGCAATATGCTCTGGCTGGCGGAAGGCGGCTTTGGCTGTTCTCCCCACGCCAGAGGTCAGGCGGTCTACGCCACCTGCCTGGGCGACGGCGAAAAGACCCGCTGGAACCGCTCCGACTTCGCTGGCGTTCTGGATGAGAAGTATCTGCCGGACTGGGCGCGGGAGAAGCTGGAGGAGCTTCGCACTCCCCAGCAGGAACAGGACACTGGGCCCGCCATGGGCGGTATGACCATGGAGTAATTCCATTTTACCAAAAATTTTTTAGGAGGAACCGACAATGAAACAGGCCCCTGACCCGACCCTCACATCTCAGCGGGAGACCCTCCCCATGCAGGTGGATGTGAAAATCCACTCCCTCCACGCCAGCGGTCCCGTCCTGGCGGACGCCTCCGTCAACCTGAACGGGTGCTTCGCTATCCGGGGCGTCAAGGTGGTGGAGGGCAGCAACGGCCCCTTCGTCTCCATGCCCAGCTACAAGGGCAGGGACGGCTACAAGGACATCTGCTTTCCCTGTACGAAGGAGTTCCACCAGCAGTTCCATCAGGCAGTGCTGGACGCCTATCAGCAGACTCTGGCTCAGATCCCCCAGCGCCAGCAGAAGGGCCAGAGCCAGGATGCTCCGCCCGACCCGGAAATGAAAATGTAGAGGAGGAAACGACGATGAAGAAACTGACCGCAGTCTGCGCCCTGGCATTGGCGCTGACTATGGCCCTCGCTCCCGCCGCTTACGCGGCGGAGTGGGCCGACCCCGCCCAGGTCTGCTACCCCAGCTCCGTCACCCAGAGTGAGGACGGAACTGAGATCCGCAAGTTCTACGATCTGTCCCCGGAGGACGATCCCACCGGCATCCCCCGCTCGGACTTCGAGCAGGACGGATACCACTACACCCTGGTGGATCTGCTCAAGCAGGAACTTCCGGAGCATGAGAGCCGCCAGCACACCGAGACGGTGACGCTGGACAGTAAAAACAAGGATATGGCCTCTGTGCTGGCCCTGCTGCCCCAGGAGAAGGCGTTCATCACCGACGACGGCCTCGCCGGGACGCTGACCCTGCGGCTGGATACGGTGCAGGTGGAGGTGGCCGGCTACGGCAGCTCCACCAAGCAGGTCTCCGCCACCCGGACCTATCCCAATCTGGCGGGACAGGACACCCAGTACATCCCCAAGACCATCCAGGACGGAGGGCGCACTCTGACCCTCCAGGACGTCAGCTGGCAGACGGACAACACGGGAAGTCTGGACGGCTACGCCCTGGGCGACCGCTACACCGCCGTGGCCACCTACACCGGCAGCGCCACCAGCAGCTATGTCAAAGGCTATACCGTCACCGCCGACTACACTGGGACAGTCAGCAGAAT
It contains:
- the spoVG gene encoding Putative septation protein SpoVG is translated as MKQAPDPTLTSQRETLPMQVDVKIHSLHASGPVLADASVNLNGCFAIRGVKVVEGSNGPFVSMPSYKGRDGYKDICFPCTKEFHQQFHQAVLDAYQQTLAQIPQRQQKGQSQDAPPDPEMKM